In Apodemus sylvaticus chromosome 7, mApoSyl1.1, whole genome shotgun sequence, the sequence accatctgtaatgtaatCAATTCCCTCCTATGGTGTAtctcaagacagctacaatgtactcacatacatgaagtctttaaaaaaaaaaaaatcccaaactgggtggtggtggtggtggtggtggtggtggtggtggtggtggtggtgcacgcctttaatcccagcaattaggaggcagagacaggcagatttctgagttcgaggccagcctggtctacagagtgagttccaggacagtcagggctacacagagaagctctgtctcaaaaaaaaaaaaaaaaattcctagcaATCATTTTCCTAAATACTAAGATTACAGACACAGCTACAAATCCTGAGAAAAGATAACAGTTCTGTTGCTGTAGCCCAGAGACAGGAGCAGTCTATGCCAAATAGGCAGACCCAACTTGTCTGTCTTGAGCATTCTACTTCACCCAAATGGCTTACCTGAGCATGtagggcagcggcagcagcagcagtggcagctgggTAGGTGAACGTGGTATGTGAAATGGCTGGGGTCAGCTCTGTGGTGTAGAGAGGGTAAGGGGCCCAGGCCTCTGGGGACGCAGGAATCAGAGCAGCCCCCATCAGGTCATCTATAACAGGAGACAACAGCCTCCATAGTCAGTAGTACGCTGGTCTCCCAGCCCAACACCcctttcaaaacagaaaatgacCCAGTACTATAAATGAACCATAGTTCCCCTTCCTCAAGATCAGGGAAAAGATGCTCTGTGAACTTGCTTGGCATAATGAATACCCTATTTCCTGAAGATCTCAAGCATGCCATAGACAGCCTATAGTAAATAGGAGAAATCACAAAAAGGCTTCAAGGAACTCTCACAGCCCTGATAGCCTTAGAGCCCAGCCTTCTTGAGTCTAGAAAAGGCTGCAGAGGAAGAAGTGGGTTGCTTAGTGACTATGGGTGAAAGAAAGTCCCAGAAAAGGAGACATGACTGATCTCAGGATCTGAATATGTGCAGGGTAACAAGAGCCTGCCAGCCTAGGCTGAGCCAGagggcaggaaggagaaggaaggtcaGAGACCCACTCACAAGGGTCCCGAGCAATCAAGTGTGCTCCAAGGGCAGGGTGGACACTGGTGGGATTTGGTGTTGCTATTAGTTTGCTCTTGGCCATCTTGGTGTTGGCTTTGGCAAACTCTAGCCTCAGGGTCTGTGGGTTCTCCGGATCAAAGCGAATACCCTAaatgggaagaaaagagagacctATACAGTCAACTATCATCCATACAGAGGGCCCCAGGAGCAATCACAATGCTGAGTTGTGGGGTAATGACACTTTCACAAACCAGGTAGATTCTCCCCAGGGACGGGTGGGAAATAAAAACCCACGAGTTTATTGGTGTGCAGTAGGGGAAGATCTGCACTGGGCAGAACAGGGCCAATCACCTCCTCAGAGCAAGGCATGCCCTCTGTCTACTCACATTCAATGCATTTTTGGCTGCTTCCGCTCCTGCCCGGCTGTCAAAGATCACAAAACCAACAGGCTagtaggaagaaaaagagagaacagTCTTGCATCTCTCCCTGCCTTACATCAGCACCACAGGTCCAGCACTTACCTAGCATGTCCAAGACCTTGGGCTTGACCCTCTGCAATACCACAAACATAAGAAcacaacaccaacaacaacaacaacaggaggAAGAAAAACCAACACCTATGTGAAAACACTATTTGACTTGCTGGTTAGCGAATTGGTTAGCGAATACAGAATACAGAAGAAACAAAGCTCTTGCACATACCCTCCCTAAGGTGTGTCTTCTAAGTACCACACTATTAAATGATTCCAAAACAGCACTGGCCCATGGCCCATATTAAACATCACCTTTTCtgtaagtttttgtttgtttttgttgttttgaatttaAAACAGCACCAAGGACTAAAGCAAGATCTGGCATacgctaggcaagtactctatcacCAAGCTGTAACCACAACCCCAGAAGCCATTGTAAATACATGCAGATAAGGTGGAAAGCTTCTGACTTCACACTCCTAgtggccacagccacagcccagctATCTTCTCATCTCTACTGTCTTCAGCCACTGGGGCCAGGCAGTCTGTGTTCCAGAATGCCAGAGCCagacagaagaaaggagagaggctgACAAGGCCCAGCTGGCTGCAAAAGCGGAGAGAGCTGAGGCGGCTGTCCTTCTGTCAGGGCAGAAGCAAGATAGCAAGGAGTGGGCCTCCACC encodes:
- the Rbpms2 gene encoding RNA-binding protein with multiple splicing 2 isoform X1, encoding MSNLKPDVEHCTGAGTGTGPSCPLEEEVRTLFVSGLPVDIKPRELYLLFRPFKGYEGSLIKLTSRQPVGFVIFDSRAGAEAAKNALNGIRFDPENPQTLRLEFAKANTKMAKSKLIATPNPTSVHPALGAHLIARDPYDLMGAALIPASPEAWAPYPLYTTELTPAISHTTFTYPAATAAAAAALHAQVRWYPLL
- the Rbpms2 gene encoding RNA-binding protein with multiple splicing 2 isoform X2 codes for the protein MSNLKPDVEHCTGAGTGTGPSCPLEEEVRTLFVSGLPVDIKPRELYLLFRPFKPVGFVIFDSRAGAEAAKNALNGIRFDPENPQTLRLEFAKANTKMAKSKLIATPNPTSVHPALGAHLIARDPYDLMGAALIPASPEAWAPYPLYTTELTPAISHTTFTYPAATAAAAAALHAQVRWYPLL